The Streptomyces sp. NBC_00435 nucleotide sequence CAGGAACGCGGCGAGTACGAAAGCACGGAAGAAGCCGATCGCGTTGCCCGCGTCGTCCTGGCACTGCTCGGCGCCCATCTGGCCGGCAGCGTGCGCGCCGAGCTCGCGGCCCGGCTGCCGGAGACCTACGCCCTGATCCTCCTCAACCCCCTCCAGGCCACCGAGCCCCTCTCGCCCGAACGGTTCGTCCGCGCGACCGCGGCCTGGATCGAGGGCGCCACCGAGAAGACGGCCCTGTGGGACATCGGCGCCGTCCTGTCCACCGCGGCCGCAGCCGCGGGCGACGTCCTCACCCGGGAAGTCCTGCTCCAGCTCCCGCCCGGCTACGACCTCCTCTTCGGCCACCCCCAGCCCACTTGAGCGAAGTCGGC carries:
- a CDS encoding DUF2267 domain-containing protein yields the protein MSMRRESFLAHVQERGEYESTEEADRVARVVLALLGAHLAGSVRAELAARLPETYALILLNPLQATEPLSPERFVRATAAWIEGATEKTALWDIGAVLSTAAAAAGDVLTREVLLQLPPGYDLLFGHPQPT